A stretch of the Pan troglodytes isolate AG18354 chromosome 20, NHGRI_mPanTro3-v2.0_pri, whole genome shotgun sequence genome encodes the following:
- the TNFAIP8L1 gene encoding tumor necrosis factor alpha-induced protein 8-like protein 1 — MDTFSTKSLALQAQKKLLSKMASKAVVAVLVDDTSSEVLDELYRATREFTRSRKEAQKMLKNLVKVALKLGLLLRGDQLGGEELALLRRFRHRARCLAMTAVSFHQVDFTFDRRVLAAGLLECRDLLHQAVGPHLTAKSHGRINHVFGHLADCDFLAALYGPAEPYRSHLRRICEGLGRMLDEGSL, encoded by the coding sequence ATGGACACCTTCAGCACCAAGAGCCTGGCTCTGCAGGCGCAGAAGAAGCTCCTGAGTAAGATGGCGTCCAAGGCAGTGGTGGCCGTGCTGGTGGATGACACCAGCAGTGAGGTGCTGGATGAGCTGTACCGCGCCACCAGGGAGTTCACGCGCAGCCGCAAGGAGGCCCAGAAGATGCTCAAGAACCTGGTCAAGGTGGCCCTGAAGCTGGGACTGCTGCTGCGTGGGGACCAGCTGGGCGGTGAGGAGCTGGCGCTGCTGCGGCGCTTCCGCCACCGGGCGCGCTGCCTGGCCATGACGGCCGTCAGCTTCCACCAGGTGGACTTCACCTTCGACCGGCGCGTGCTGGCCGCCGGGCTGCTCGAGTGCCGCGACCTGCTGCACCAGGCCGTGGGTCCCCACCTGACCGCCAAGTCCCACGGCCGCATCAACCACGTGTTCGGCCACCTAGCCGACTGCGACTTCCTGGCTGCGCTCTACGGCCCCGCCGAGCCCTACCGCTCCCACCTGCGCAGGATCTGCGAGGGCCTGGGCCGGATGCTGGACGAGGGCAGCCTCTGA
- the MYDGF gene encoding myeloid-derived growth factor isoform X2: MAAPSGGWNGVGASLWAALLLGAVALRPAEAVSEPTTVAFDVRPGGVVHSFSHNVGPGDKYTCMFTYASQGGTNEQWQMSLGTSEDHQHFTCTIWRPQGKSYLYFTQFKAEVRGAEIEYAMAYSKAAFERESDVPLKTEEFEVTKTAAQGSIGTS; this comes from the exons ATGGCGGCGCCCAGCGGAGGGTGGAACGGCGTCGGCGCGAGCTTGTGGGCCGCGCTGCTCCTAGGGGCCGTGGCGCTGAGGCCGGCGGAGGCGGTGTCCGAGCCCACGACGGTGGCGTTTGACGTGCGGCCCGGAGGCGTCGTGCATTCCTTCTCCCATAACGTGGGCCCGGGG GACAAATATACGTGTATGTTCACTTACGCCTCTCAAGGAGGGACCAATGAG CAATGGCAGATGAGTCTGGGGACCAGCGAAGACCACCAGCACTTCACCTGCACCATCTGGAG GCCCCAGGGGAAGTCCTATCTGTACTTCACACAGTTCAAGGCGGAGGTGCGGGGCGCTGAGATCGAGTACGCCATGGCCTAC TCTAAAGCCGCATTTGAAAGAGAAAGTGATGTCCCTCTGAAAACTGAGGAATTTGAAGTGACCAAAACAGCAG CACAGGGTTCCATCGGGACTTCGTGA
- the MYDGF gene encoding myeloid-derived growth factor isoform X1: MAAPSGGWNGVGASLWAALLLGAVALRPAEAVSEPTTVAFDVRPGGVVHSFSHNVGPGDKYTCMFTYASQGGTNEQWQMSLGTSEDHQHFTCTIWRPQGKSYLYFTQFKAEVRGAEIEYAMAYSKAAFERESDVPLKTEEFEVTKTAVAHRPGAFKAELSKLVIVAKASRTEL; the protein is encoded by the exons ATGGCGGCGCCCAGCGGAGGGTGGAACGGCGTCGGCGCGAGCTTGTGGGCCGCGCTGCTCCTAGGGGCCGTGGCGCTGAGGCCGGCGGAGGCGGTGTCCGAGCCCACGACGGTGGCGTTTGACGTGCGGCCCGGAGGCGTCGTGCATTCCTTCTCCCATAACGTGGGCCCGGGG GACAAATATACGTGTATGTTCACTTACGCCTCTCAAGGAGGGACCAATGAG CAATGGCAGATGAGTCTGGGGACCAGCGAAGACCACCAGCACTTCACCTGCACCATCTGGAG GCCCCAGGGGAAGTCCTATCTGTACTTCACACAGTTCAAGGCGGAGGTGCGGGGCGCTGAGATCGAGTACGCCATGGCCTAC TCTAAAGCCGCATTTGAAAGAGAAAGTGATGTCCCTCTGAAAACTGAGGAATTTGAAGTGACCAAAACAGCAG TGGCTCACAGGCCCGGGGCATTCAAAGCTGAGCTGTCCAAGCTGGTGATTGTGGCCAAGGCATCGCGCACTGAGCTGTGA